The Rhinoraja longicauda isolate Sanriku21f chromosome 19, sRhiLon1.1, whole genome shotgun sequence genome includes a window with the following:
- the LOC144602705 gene encoding E3 ubiquitin-protein ligase TRIM39-like — translation MNTLWRETSAIKRVSVTLDMETVGQRLEVFQDRKRVRWTSTQRSLPDTGKRFTVSACVLGSEGFTSGRHYWEVEVAGSRGWSLGVAVESVERKRPVTLTPETGVWSIRRGWGDGFDALTSPPSRLPARPIPGRVGVYLSYESGTVSFYDADTKSHLHTFTGNKFTEKLYPFFDTYWDENIWLRICSDSAPGV, via the exons ATGAACACgctgtggagagaaacatctgCCATTAAGCGAG tctccgtcaccctggatatgGAAACAGTGGGTCAGCGGCTCGAGGTATttcaggatcggaagagggtgagatggaccagcacccagaggagtctccctgacaccgggaagaggtttacagtcagtgcgtgtgtgctgggatcggagggattcacatcggggagacattactgggaggtggaggtggcggggagtcggggctggagtctgggagtggccgtagagtctgtggagaggaagagaccggtcacactgaccccggagactggagtctggagcatcaggcgggggtggggtgacgggtttgatgcactcacctcccctccatcccgtctccccgcccgtcccatccccgggagggtgggagtttatctcagttacgagtccgggacagtttcattttacgacgcggacaccaagtcccatctccacaccttcactgggaataaattcacggagaaactttatcctttcttcgataCTTATTGGGATGAAAACatctggctgagaatctgctccgattcagctccgggtgtgtaa